In Moorella sp. Hama-1, a single genomic region encodes these proteins:
- a CDS encoding Uma2 family endonuclease: MNFVFKYFHASAQNLGVVITAPFDVVLARDTVLQPDIVYLARENYHRLTNACLQGAPDLVIEVISPSTIRRDRIRKSRLYLKHSVKEYWLVDPEGGTVEIFTNTPEGWRLAGTYSQEEILNSPLLPGLAIDLTAVFTYPKGLSTSN, translated from the coding sequence CTGAACTTCGTCTTTAAATATTTTCATGCGTCAGCACAAAACCTGGGAGTGGTAATCACGGCTCCCTTTGATGTCGTCCTTGCCCGGGATACCGTCCTCCAGCCTGATATTGTTTACCTGGCCAGAGAGAATTACCACCGCTTGACAAATGCCTGCCTCCAGGGAGCACCCGACCTGGTGATAGAAGTAATATCACCATCTACAATTCGCCGGGATCGCATACGCAAAAGCCGTCTTTACCTGAAGCACAGCGTCAAAGAATACTGGCTGGTCGACCCCGAAGGGGGCACGGTAGAAATTTTTACAAATACCCCTGAGGGCTGGCGCCTGGCCGGAACTTATAGCCAGGAAGAGATTTTAAACTCCCCCCTGCTACCGGGGCTGGCAATAGATTTAACTGCCGTCTTTACCTACCCCAAGGGCTTGTCAACCTCTAATTGA